From Clostridiales bacterium, the proteins below share one genomic window:
- a CDS encoding D-alanyl-D-alanine carboxypeptidase produces MVTRLARLSQVILLAVALVMPSHAHAEVRTSDRIGDRSAAEAPHQQAAFAPSVTAAAGVLVTASGRTLWARNADERRAMASITKVMTALVVRERTSLDELVTVSSRAASVREASARLRDGQTYPVRTLLEAMLVRSGNDAAVALAEHVAGDVGSFVELMNVRAAELGLADTLFANVHGLDAEGHYSSAYDLATLARFAMRDAEIRRMVQLSSLTIDAVGGPTELENSNLLLGTVEGATGVKTGWTSRAGFCLAASAERGGEELFAVVLGTDSETDRFQEAGLLLEWGFARYREERLAEPGELIGRVPVSGYLDVSVSALVGAPVAVRVLDIGGPVVRRVTLRPSLEPPVHTGDRVGTLSFVQGERLIAQIPLVSEDSVNRPSPLTRVHVAAVRIWRSVFGSPPEAQVPVP; encoded by the coding sequence ATGGTGACTAGGCTCGCGCGATTGTCGCAGGTGATCCTGCTCGCCGTCGCTCTCGTGATGCCTTCGCACGCTCATGCGGAGGTGCGCACCTCCGACCGCATCGGCGATCGATCCGCCGCTGAGGCGCCACATCAACAAGCGGCATTTGCTCCGTCAGTCACCGCGGCCGCCGGTGTGCTCGTCACCGCGTCCGGTCGCACCCTGTGGGCTCGAAATGCCGATGAGCGGCGGGCGATGGCGAGCATCACGAAAGTGATGACGGCGCTCGTTGTCAGGGAGCGCACGTCGCTCGACGAGCTCGTGACGGTATCTTCACGGGCGGCGAGTGTGCGCGAGGCATCCGCACGCTTGCGTGACGGGCAGACGTATCCTGTTCGCACGCTGCTCGAGGCGATGCTGGTCCGCTCGGGCAACGATGCCGCTGTCGCGCTCGCCGAACACGTCGCGGGTGATGTGGGCTCCTTCGTCGAGCTGATGAACGTCCGAGCCGCTGAACTCGGCCTCGCTGACACCTTGTTTGCCAACGTCCACGGACTCGATGCCGAAGGCCACTACTCGAGCGCGTATGATCTCGCGACCCTTGCACGGTTCGCGATGCGCGACGCCGAGATCCGCCGAATGGTTCAGCTGAGCTCGCTAACCATCGACGCAGTCGGTGGGCCGACGGAGCTCGAAAACTCCAATCTGCTGCTAGGGACCGTAGAGGGCGCTACTGGGGTCAAGACCGGCTGGACGAGCCGTGCCGGCTTTTGCCTGGCGGCATCTGCCGAAAGGGGCGGAGAAGAGCTCTTCGCCGTCGTCCTTGGCACGGACAGTGAGACCGATCGCTTTCAAGAGGCGGGGCTGTTGCTCGAGTGGGGCTTCGCTCGCTATCGTGAAGAGCGCCTTGCCGAGCCGGGGGAGCTTATCGGCAGAGTCCCGGTGTCTGGCTATCTGGACGTGAGTGTCAGTGCGCTTGTGGGTGCCCCTGTGGCGGTTCGCGTGTTAGACATCGGCGGCCCGGTCGTTCGCCGAGTAACGCTTCGGCCATCACTTGAACCGCCGGTACATACAGGGGACCGCGTCGGCACACTCTCGTTTGTTCAGGGCGAGCGGCTGATCGCCCAAATCCCGCTTGTCTCTGAGGATAGTGTGAACCGTCCCTCGCCGCTGACGAGGGTCCATGTGGCTGCCGTACGCATCTGGAGGAGCGTGTTCGGTTCGCCGCCGGAAGCACAAGTGCCGGTACCGTGA
- the gcvT gene encoding glycine cleavage system aminomethyltransferase GcvT codes for MSTETLRTPLYEEHIALGARMAQFAGFSMPVQYSGIIEEHGAVRSCAGVFDVCHMAQFRVFGFDAFDLLSELLTNDLSAISALGAAQYTLVCDEDGGIIDDVIVYHTGDLEYLIIANAANRKTVYDWLVSHRDAKHGGDGQAREGMVEIADESDRTGLIALQGPRALDVLAQVASDGFELPPRFHIAEARLESLPVLVARTGYTGEDGVEIVCHASHAAALWRVLLSFPEVTPCGLGARDVLRLEMGYHLYGSDMDRGVDPISAGLGWTVGRKKERFIGKEAIDRIRAEGPSRKLVGLVVNGGIPRPGYGVLRSGVEVGKVASGTYSPTLATGIATAYLPVSHGNPGTEVEVAIRGRVVGAVVVRPPFVKHTSLSLP; via the coding sequence ATGTCCACCGAGACGCTCCGTACGCCGCTTTATGAGGAGCACATCGCGCTCGGCGCGCGAATGGCGCAGTTCGCGGGCTTTTCGATGCCCGTCCAGTACTCAGGAATCATCGAGGAACACGGTGCGGTGCGTTCTTGTGCAGGCGTGTTTGACGTGTGCCATATGGCGCAGTTCCGCGTGTTCGGTTTTGACGCCTTTGACCTGCTGTCAGAGCTACTGACCAACGACCTTAGCGCGATATCGGCGCTTGGCGCCGCGCAATACACGCTCGTGTGCGATGAAGATGGGGGAATCATCGACGACGTGATCGTGTATCACACAGGTGATCTTGAATACTTGATCATCGCAAACGCGGCGAATCGCAAGACCGTCTACGACTGGCTCGTATCGCACCGTGACGCGAAGCATGGCGGGGATGGCCAGGCCCGCGAAGGCATGGTGGAGATCGCGGATGAGTCGGACCGGACGGGACTGATCGCACTTCAGGGCCCCCGCGCCCTTGATGTGCTTGCGCAGGTGGCCAGCGACGGATTCGAGCTGCCGCCGCGCTTCCACATTGCCGAAGCGCGGCTGGAATCACTCCCCGTGCTGGTGGCAAGGACTGGCTACACGGGAGAAGACGGTGTCGAGATCGTCTGCCACGCGTCGCACGCCGCCGCGCTATGGAGGGTGCTTCTATCGTTTCCCGAAGTGACTCCGTGCGGGCTGGGGGCGCGGGATGTGCTTCGGCTCGAGATGGGATACCACCTCTACGGGAGCGACATGGATCGCGGCGTGGACCCGATCTCGGCAGGGCTCGGATGGACTGTCGGAAGAAAGAAGGAGCGCTTCATCGGAAAGGAGGCCATCGATCGCATCCGCGCCGAAGGGCCTTCCCGTAAGCTCGTAGGCCTCGTGGTAAACGGAGGGATTCCGCGTCCTGGCTACGGTGTGTTGCGCAGTGGCGTCGAGGTGGGTAAGGTGGCAAGCGGTACGTACTCGCCGACACTGGCGACAGGAATAGCGACCGCATACCTGCCGGTCAGTCACGGTAATCCCGGTACAGAGGTTGAGGTGGCGATCCGGGGCAGAGTCGTCGGGGCGGTCGTGGTGCGGCCGCCGTTCGTCAAGCACACATCGTTATCGTTGCCGTGA
- the gcvH gene encoding glycine cleavage system protein GcvH: MYPNDLKYDKEHEWVRVEDGVAIIGITHFAQDQLGEVVYVDLPSEGDQVLAGETFGEIESVKSVSELYSPLDGEVAAVNDALSGAPETINEDPYGDGWMIKIELSDPAQLDVLMSAEEYEAFITEEA, translated from the coding sequence ATGTATCCAAACGACCTGAAGTACGACAAGGAGCACGAGTGGGTCCGGGTAGAGGACGGTGTCGCGATCATCGGCATCACTCACTTTGCGCAAGACCAGCTCGGCGAAGTCGTCTACGTCGACCTGCCGTCTGAAGGAGACCAGGTTTTGGCAGGTGAGACCTTTGGTGAGATCGAATCTGTCAAGTCGGTCTCCGAGCTCTATTCGCCGCTTGACGGCGAAGTCGCCGCGGTAAACGATGCCCTTTCCGGCGCACCTGAGACGATCAACGAGGATCCATATGGTGACGGCTGGATGATCAAAATCGAGCTGAGCGATCCGGCGCAGCTCGACGTGTTGATGTCTGCCGAGGAGTACGAGGCGTTCATCACCGAGGAAGCGTAA
- the gcvPA gene encoding aminomethyl-transferring glycine dehydrogenase subunit GcvPA, with protein sequence MRHTPVTCEQRAEMLRVLGVASAEELFSDVPESVRLNRPLDIPEGMGEIELMAHVRRLAAANIPAGSMVSFAGAGCYDHYTPSVVDHVVRRPEFFTAYTPYQPEVSQGTLQAIFEYQTMTCELTGMEVANASMYDGATAFVEAALMACRLTRRSQVICVDSVHPEWQRVLATYADAGHLEVATAGHDEAPALLASGQSAALLVQSPDFFGRLWDVRRLADAAHAAGALLVVAVNPVLLGVLEPPGRMGADIVVAEGQTLGNTMSFGGPGLGMFSCREAHVRQMPGRLVGKTLDADGALAYVLTLSTREQHIRREKATSNICSNHALNALAAGAYLAAVGATGLAEIAGACVAKAHYLRDRLLETNVFSAPWDSPFANEFVVRYHGDALAMHDALFKRGYVAGVIISELDSEWPAGAPVDTEGLVMFAVTEKRTRDEIDAFVGEVAAS encoded by the coding sequence ATGCGACACACTCCGGTCACCTGCGAGCAGCGAGCGGAGATGCTGCGCGTTCTTGGCGTCGCATCCGCAGAGGAGCTGTTTTCGGACGTGCCTGAGTCCGTCCGTCTGAATCGTCCTCTCGACATCCCCGAAGGAATGGGCGAGATCGAGCTGATGGCGCATGTGCGACGGCTCGCCGCCGCCAACATTCCCGCTGGTTCGATGGTGAGTTTCGCTGGCGCCGGCTGCTACGACCATTACACGCCGAGCGTCGTTGACCACGTGGTTCGGCGCCCCGAGTTCTTCACGGCATACACCCCGTATCAACCGGAAGTCTCCCAGGGGACACTGCAGGCGATCTTCGAGTACCAGACAATGACGTGCGAGCTCACCGGTATGGAAGTGGCGAACGCGAGCATGTACGACGGGGCTACCGCCTTTGTCGAAGCCGCTCTCATGGCGTGCCGGCTGACCAGGCGATCGCAGGTGATCTGTGTCGACTCGGTGCACCCAGAGTGGCAGCGGGTGCTCGCGACTTACGCTGACGCTGGACATCTTGAAGTCGCGACTGCGGGCCACGATGAAGCACCGGCCCTCCTCGCGTCAGGTCAGAGCGCGGCGCTGCTCGTGCAGTCCCCGGATTTCTTCGGGCGTCTTTGGGATGTGAGGCGGCTGGCTGACGCTGCTCACGCGGCAGGAGCGCTGCTTGTGGTGGCGGTCAATCCCGTGCTTCTCGGGGTACTCGAGCCGCCCGGCCGCATGGGGGCTGACATCGTCGTGGCCGAGGGCCAAACGCTGGGAAACACGATGTCGTTTGGCGGACCTGGGCTTGGCATGTTCTCGTGCCGCGAGGCGCACGTGCGGCAGATGCCCGGCCGCCTGGTGGGCAAGACACTCGACGCCGACGGGGCACTCGCGTACGTTCTTACGCTGTCAACACGCGAACAGCACATACGCCGCGAGAAGGCGACGAGCAACATCTGTAGCAACCACGCGCTCAACGCACTCGCCGCGGGCGCGTATTTGGCGGCGGTCGGCGCCACTGGGCTTGCGGAGATCGCGGGCGCGTGTGTAGCGAAAGCGCACTACCTGCGCGACCGGCTGCTCGAGACGAACGTCTTTTCTGCTCCGTGGGACTCGCCGTTTGCCAACGAGTTCGTGGTTCGCTATCACGGCGACGCGCTGGCTATGCACGATGCTTTGTTCAAGCGCGGATATGTCGCCGGAGTGATCATCTCAGAGTTGGATTCCGAGTGGCCCGCAGGGGCGCCAGTCGATACGGAGGGGCTCGTCATGTTCGCTGTCACGGAGAAGCGGACTCGGGATGAGATTGACGCATTCGTTGGCGAGGTTGCCGCATCGTGA
- the gcvPB gene encoding aminomethyl-transferring glycine dehydrogenase subunit GcvPB, with protein MFELGAPESACVLGPVLDVPVIDLHEALSGMDRTALPRLPHVAEVEIMRHYAHLAEMNFGVDSGPYPLGSCTMKYNPRANEDAARLEGFTGLHPYQPIASVQGVLELLVCLQEAFGEISGLPAVSLQPSAGAHGELAALMCFRAAHTANGHPRTTVLIPDTAHGTNPATVSMCGYKTVTIPSGVHGIVDLDALRDALDPSVAAFMLTNPNTLGLFEPQIAEITQMVHSAGAFAYCDGANLNAIMGVTRPGDQGFDALHINVHKTFSTPHGGGGPGAGPVCVTRELARYLPGPLPVRLDDGSYGLVNPEASIGRVRSFLGNVGVLVRAYTYVRALGGHGLREVSEQAVISANYLKKLLDSVYEAPYDRTCMHEFVLSGSRQKRTHGVRTVDIAKRLLDYGFHPPTVYFPLIVEEALMIEPTETESMAALEAFAEALIAIDREAAHDPELVRGAPYTTPVRRVDEARAAREPVLRWFPDEG; from the coding sequence ATCTTCGAGCTTGGCGCACCTGAGTCGGCGTGCGTTCTCGGTCCGGTGCTAGACGTGCCGGTGATCGATCTTCATGAGGCATTGTCGGGCATGGATCGCACCGCTTTGCCCCGACTGCCTCACGTCGCCGAGGTTGAGATCATGCGGCACTACGCGCACCTTGCGGAGATGAACTTCGGAGTTGACTCAGGGCCGTATCCGCTTGGAAGCTGCACGATGAAGTACAACCCGCGCGCGAACGAGGACGCCGCTCGTCTTGAGGGTTTCACTGGGCTGCACCCGTATCAGCCCATCGCCTCCGTTCAGGGGGTTTTGGAGCTGCTCGTCTGTTTGCAGGAGGCGTTTGGAGAGATCTCCGGATTGCCCGCGGTTTCCCTGCAGCCCTCGGCAGGAGCTCACGGTGAGCTCGCTGCGTTGATGTGCTTCAGGGCCGCCCACACAGCCAACGGCCACCCACGCACGACGGTGCTCATACCCGATACCGCCCACGGAACCAATCCCGCAACGGTCTCAATGTGCGGGTACAAGACCGTCACAATCCCGAGCGGCGTACACGGCATCGTCGACCTCGACGCGCTGCGTGACGCACTCGACCCTAGTGTGGCGGCGTTCATGCTCACTAACCCCAACACACTTGGTCTGTTCGAGCCGCAGATTGCCGAGATCACGCAGATGGTCCACTCGGCCGGGGCGTTCGCGTACTGCGACGGAGCGAATCTCAACGCAATCATGGGAGTGACCCGTCCGGGTGATCAGGGTTTTGACGCGCTGCACATCAATGTTCACAAGACGTTCTCGACGCCGCACGGTGGTGGCGGCCCAGGGGCGGGGCCGGTGTGTGTGACGCGAGAACTCGCTCGCTACCTTCCCGGTCCTCTGCCCGTGCGCCTAGACGACGGTTCGTACGGGCTCGTTAACCCCGAGGCGTCGATCGGCAGGGTCCGTTCGTTCCTCGGCAACGTTGGAGTGCTCGTAAGGGCGTACACATATGTTCGCGCACTCGGAGGGCATGGACTGCGCGAAGTGAGCGAGCAGGCCGTGATCTCGGCGAACTACCTCAAGAAGTTGCTCGACTCGGTGTATGAAGCCCCTTACGACCGCACCTGCATGCACGAGTTCGTGCTGTCGGGCTCCCGTCAGAAGCGAACGCATGGTGTACGGACGGTGGACATCGCCAAACGCCTGCTCGACTACGGATTCCATCCCCCCACCGTCTACTTCCCGCTCATCGTCGAAGAAGCGCTGATGATCGAGCCCACCGAAACTGAGTCGATGGCGGCGCTCGAGGCATTCGCTGAGGCGCTCATCGCAATCGACCGCGAGGCGGCGCACGACCCTGAACTCGTACGGGGCGCTCCCTATACGACGCCGGTGCGCCGGGTCGACGAGGCGCGCGCCGCGCGGGAGCCGGTGCTGCGCTGGTTTCCTGACGAGGGGTAG
- a CDS encoding lipoate--protein ligase family protein, with protein MSTARAWRLIVDDRAPGAWNMAVDRAIHIMHARGDVPPTLRVYRWNGPTVTLGAFQSESAVDERACREHGVSVVRRATGGRGVLHDDEITYAVIAGVRDGVPRGVRASYGYLCAGVSAAFSILGVRAEVNERATASVRSNACYLHATAADLSVGSRKLSGSAQVWKGDSVLQHGSFTRTRDIDREAAVFALDDRERASLAGAATTISACLAQCPEYSAITDAVIAGFTAGLGVEFESGRLSDAERALARVFEGETAVRLSGAAPR; from the coding sequence GTGTCGACGGCGCGGGCATGGCGCCTGATCGTCGACGATCGGGCGCCGGGCGCGTGGAACATGGCTGTCGACCGCGCGATCCACATCATGCATGCGCGAGGTGACGTCCCTCCGACTTTGCGCGTCTATCGCTGGAACGGACCCACGGTGACACTCGGCGCGTTTCAGTCCGAGAGCGCTGTCGACGAGCGCGCGTGCCGCGAGCACGGTGTCAGCGTGGTGAGGAGGGCCACCGGAGGCAGGGGAGTGCTGCACGACGATGAGATTACGTACGCCGTAATTGCCGGTGTCCGCGACGGGGTTCCGCGCGGGGTGCGAGCGAGCTATGGGTACCTGTGTGCTGGGGTGTCAGCCGCGTTTAGCATCCTCGGCGTAAGGGCCGAGGTGAACGAGCGGGCCACGGCGTCCGTGCGTTCAAACGCGTGCTACTTGCACGCTACCGCGGCCGATCTCTCGGTTGGCTCACGTAAGCTTTCCGGAAGCGCTCAGGTGTGGAAGGGTGACTCGGTGCTGCAGCACGGCTCTTTCACCCGCACGCGAGATATCGATCGAGAGGCGGCGGTTTTCGCACTTGACGACCGCGAGCGCGCAAGCCTGGCTGGTGCCGCCACGACGATATCGGCTTGTCTCGCGCAGTGTCCGGAGTACTCGGCGATCACTGACGCGGTGATCGCGGGGTTTACGGCTGGCCTTGGGGTAGAGTTCGAATCAGGGCGCTTGAGTGATGCGGAGCGTGCGCTCGCACGAGTGTTTGAAGGAGAAACGGCTGTTCGCCTGAGTGGCGCGGCGCCGAGATGA